Proteins found in one Neurospora crassa OR74A linkage group II, whole genome shotgun sequence genomic segment:
- the atp-2 gene encoding ATP synthase beta subunit, producing the protein MFKSGISAFARTARPSFAAASRRAVRPAALNLRAPALSRFASSAGVGDGKIYQVIGAVVDVKFDTDKLPPILNALETQNNGQKLVLEVSQHLGENVVRCIAMDGTEGLVRGAKASDTGAPITIPVGPATLGRIINVTGDPIDERGPIKTDKFRPIHAEAPEFVEQSTTAEILVTGIKVVDLLAPYARGGKIGLFGGAGVGKTVFIQELINNIAKAHGGYSVFTGVGERTREGNDLYHEMQETSVIQLDGDSKVALVFGQMNEPPGARARVALTGLTIAEYFRDEEGQDVLLFIDNIFRFTQAGSEVSALLGRIPSAVGYQPTLAVDMGQMQERITTTTKGSITSVQAVYVPADDLTDPAPATTFAHLDATTVLSRGISELGIYPAVDPLDSKSRMLDPRIVGQEHYETATRVQQILQEYKSLQDIIAILGMDELSEADKLTVERARKIQRFLSQPFTVAQVFTGIEGKLVDLKDTIASFKAILAGEGDDLPEGAFYMVGDFASARAKGEKILAELEGQA; encoded by the exons ATGTTCAAGAG CGGCATTTCCGCCTTCGCCCGGACTGCCCGTCCCTCCTTTGCGGCGGCGTCCCGTCGCGCCGTCCGCCCGGCTGCCCTCAACCTCCGTGCCCCTGCCCTCAGCAGATTCGCCAGCTCCgccggtgttggtgatggcaagATCTACCAGGTCATTG GTGCCGTCGTCGATG TCAAGTTCGATACCGACAAGCTCCCTCCCATTCTCAACGCCCTTGAGACCCAGAACAATGGCCAGAAGCTCGTCCTCGAGGTCTCG CAACATCTCGGCGAGAACGTCGTGAGATGCATTGCCATGGACGGTACTGAGGGTCTCGTTCGTGGTGCCAAGGCCTCCGACA CTGGTgctcccatcaccatccc TGTCGGCCCTGCCACCCTTGGCCGTATCATCAACGTCACTGGTGACCCCATCGACGAGCGCGGTCCCATCAAGACCGACAAGTTCCGCCCTATCCACGCCGAGGCTCCCGAGTTCGTTGAGCAGTCCACCACTGCCGAGATTCTCGTCACTGGTATCAAGGTCGTCGATCTCCTCGCCCCCTACGCTCGTGGTGGAAAGATTGGTCTCttcggtggtgctggtgtcgGCAAGACCGTCTTCATTCAGGagctcatcaacaacatcgcCAAGGCTCACGGTGGTTACTCCGTCTTCACCGGTGTCGGTGAGCGTACCCGTGAGGGTAACGATCTGTACCACGAAATGCAGGAGACCTCCGTCATTCAGCTCGATGGTGACTCCAAGGTCGCTCTTGTCTTCGGTCAGATGAACGAGCCCCCCGGAGCTCGTGCCCGTGTCGCCCTTACTGGTCTTACCATTGCCGAGTACTTCCGTGATGAGGAGGGTCAGGATG TGTTGCTCTTCATTGACAACATTTTCCGTTTCACCCAGGCCGGTTCTGAGGTGTCCGCTCTTCTCGGTCGTATTCCCTCTGCCGTCGGTTACCAGCCCACTCTCGCCGTCGACATGGGTCAGATGCAGGAGCGtattaccaccaccaccaagggtTCCATTACCTCCGTCCAGGCCGTCTACGTCCCCGCTGACGATTTGACTGATCCTGCCCCCGCCACCACTTTCGCCCATCTTGACGCCACCACTGTCTTGTCCCGTGGTATCTCTGAGTTGGGTATCTACCCCGCTGTCGATCCCCTTGACTCCAAGTCCCGTATGCTCGACCCCCGTATTGTCGGCCAGGAGCACTACGAGACCGCCACCCGCGTCCAGCAGATCCTCCAGGAGTACAAGTCCCTCCAGGATATCATTGCCATTCTTGGTATGGACGAACTTTCCGAGGCCGACAAGCTCACCGTCGAGCGTGCCCGTAAGATCCAGCGTTTCCTCAGCCAGCCTTTCACTGTCGCTCAGGTCTTCACTGGTATCGAGGGTAAGCTCGTTGACCTTAAGGACACCATTGCCTCCTTCAAGGCTATTCTCGCTGGTGAGGGTGATGACCTCCCCGAGGGTGCCTTCTACATGGTTGGCGACTTCGCCTCTGCTCGCGCCAAGGGTGAGAAGATTCTTGCTGAGCTTGAGGGCCAGGCTTAA